One window of the Cryptomeria japonica chromosome 7, Sugi_1.0, whole genome shotgun sequence genome contains the following:
- the LOC131857116 gene encoding UDP-glycosyltransferase 91C1-like — protein MAEEKQRELRVVMIPWLAHGHITPFVELAKSLASNGLKIFFVSTPLNIRRIKPQICDAPGIELVELAMPSVEGLPPGVESTADAAKTGEAPLLIPLLRAAMDLLERPFEELLQQLSPNVVIHDFAQHWVPRVANPIPAIFFFIMSITSFSFGVGQLEILPRNPTAQDLIISPPGFPSQIIQRRLFEAERFLNLYQELADGLSISDRTKICVRESWAIAFNTCLELEGVYVEYLQRLMKQPVIPVGLLMPKLPSLPADDICLKWLDRQPAASVVVLSFGSEYVLTHQDLTAIAMGLLESSVSFLWVLPAGNDLLQGFQDQIGDKGLVVTKWAPQLHILNDPSTCAFVTHCGWNSMTEGLRFGVPLITLPMQYEQGLNAKLVQELKVGVEVRRNEEDGSFTKEDISKAIRVLMIEEEGSQIKYNVTKISSVLTSNNFEVTERNMRNFISMLRTLSK, from the exons ATGGCGGAGGAAAAGCAGAGAGAGCTTCGTGTGGTCATGATTCCGTGGCTTGCCCACGGTCACATAACGCCCTTCGTTGAGCTTGCCAAAAGCCTGGCCAGTAATGGTCTTAAAATCTTCTTCGTCTCAACCCCGCTGAATATTAGACGAATTAAGCCGCAAATATGCGACGCACCGGGGATAGAGCTGGTGGAATTGGCGATGCCCTCCGTGGAAGGGCTGCCACCAGGTGTAGAATCCACCGCAGATGCTGCCAAGACAGGAGAAGCTCCACTCCTAATACCTCTACTGAGAGCCGCCATGGACCTTTTGGAGAGGCCCTTCGAAGAGCTGTTACAACAGCTGTCTCCAAACGTGGTGATCCAcgattttgcacaacactgggttCCTCGTGTGGCCAATCCCATTCCCGCCATTTTCTTCTTCATAATGAGTATAACCAGCTTCAGCTTTGGGGTAGGGCAGCTGGAGATATTACCGAGAAACCCAACTGCCCAGGATTTGATCATCTCGCCACCCGGATTCCCTTCACAGATTATTCAGCGCCGGTTATTTGAAGCTGAGAGGTTCCTGAACCTATATCAGGAGCTCGCAGATGGGCTTAGCATTTCCGACCGCACCAAAATCTGCGTAAGGGAGAGTTGGGCGATCGCATTCAATACGTGTTTGGAGTTGGAAGGGGTGTACGTGGAGTATTTGCAGAGGCTCATGAAGCAGCCAGTTATCCCTGTTGGATTACTCATGCCTAAACTCCCCTCACTCCCCGCTGATGATATTTGCTTGAAGTGGCTCGACAGGCAGCCAGCTGCTTCAGTGGTGGTCTTGTCTTTTGGCAGCGAGTACGTTCTAACCCACCAAGATCTCACCGCAATTGCAATGGGTCTGCTGGAGAGCAGCGTGTCTTTCCTCTGGGTTCTGCCTGCCGGAAACGATTTGCTGCAAGGCTTCCAAGATCAGATTGGG GACAAGGGATTGGTAGTGACAAAGTGGGCTCCACAATTACATATTTTGAATGACCCTTCTACATGTGCCTTTGTCACTCATTGCGGGTGGAATTCAATGACAGAAGGATTAAGGTTTGGGGTGCCACTCATAACTCTCCCAATGCAATATGAGCAAGGGTTAAATGCAAAGCTTGTACAAGAGCTTAAGGTGGGAGTGGAAGTGAGAAGAAATGAAGAGGATGGCTCTTTTACTAAGGAGGATATTAGTAAAGCAATTAGAGTCTTAATGATAGAAGAAGAAGGATCCCAAATCAAATATAATGTCACAAAGATAAGTAGCGTGTTAACAAGCAATAATTTCGAAGTTACTGAAAGGAATATGAGGAACTTCATTTCCATGCTTAGAACCTTGAGCAAATAA
- the LOC131029990 gene encoding glutamate receptor 3.2: protein MSPACSSCDVWRYSVRPLILFLLLFVELYDARPPEVRIGGVFDLGSYQGKQSNVAIQLAIQDVNNNPNILNETILQIQTTKIGSSALIDAENVLKLFRANVVSVVATMTAQVSNFVSVLADSAQVPLITFAGNDPSMSLKQSAYSIQMIGRDVLPMKAIAVLLNKFHWREIVVIYQEDELGLSGILALKNALQETSARIVQKFGVSEESFSNSSWKHIGKTLKENNIRSRAFVIHTSYGLAQKIFLEAKTSGIMEKRGWAWIVTEWVANYLDVPDDTTMDSRQGIIGVRTKGRQTPQYKNISKRCNHEFMRLYPNVTHSEDIGIVGAYAYDSIWVIAKAIDTMFRVNKLTELEFKSSEKFSTDVHVFQGGNALLQKVAQSNFEGIGGNIKFSKNRLLEVESYDIVNVVNREIRVVGSWAKKEFKLKDNIEWPNGSPKPPSGYRKFIVGVPPHVVFPGFVNITNNNTEFEGFCIAVFKSAVEMLDYPFHYEFQVSDNGTECPDYSKLVDQVVSKKFDIIVADITILAERSAKVDFTQPYTDTGLVIMVRTKKKQYSGWAFLHPFTIPMWITAAAFVLLTAFLVWLLERDENDAFTGQPTKQMQISLWFSFSTLVFVHREKVMTSLGKVILIIWLFVVLVLNSSYTASLASILTVQQLSPAIRDIESLRANNASIGHLNGSFVRDYLINELKIDERRLLPLVNPEDYVNSLRNETIGSVVDETPYINMLMSQHCGEFEIVSRPFYKGGFGFLFAKGFPVVGEMTSAVLKIIQNKTELDKLRRHWFGRYSSDPCNNDNGGISEEDTVDDGGKLSPRRFWGLFVISSALYCVIMSAHVGQKYYKKRLVSTRVENVQSPPPDSPLPATEFIPANSDLSRSSGQFDTNNNNATSNGVRYRRSFSA from the exons ATGTCTCCTGCTTGCAGTAGTTGTGATGTCTGGAGATATTCTGTGAGACCTCTgattttgtttcttcttctctttgtggaATTGTATGATGCAAGGCCTCCAGAGGTGAGGATTGGGGGAGTCTTTGATTTGGGAAGCTATCAAGGTAAACAATCAAATGTAGCCATACAATTGGCCATTCAAGATGTCAATAACAATCCCAATATTCTTAATGAGACCATTCTTCAGATTCAGACTACAAAGATAGGAAGCTCTGCTCTCATAGATGCTGAAAATG TCCTGAAATTGTTCAGAGCGAACGTTGTATCTGTTGTCGCAACAATGACAGCGCAAGTCTCCAACTTTGTTTCTGTCCTAGCTGATTCTGCGCAAGTACCACTCATTACATTTGCTGGCAATGATCCCTCCATGTCCTTAAAACAATCTGCATATTCAATTCAGATGATTGGGAGGGATGTACTACCAATGAAGGCAATAGCTGTCTTACTGAACAAGTTTCACTGGAGAGAAATAGTGGTCATATATCAGGAAGATGAATTGGGTCTCAGCGGGATTCTAGCCTTAAAGAATGCACTACAAGAAACCTCTGCGAGAATAGTACAAAAGTTTGGAGTATCTGAGGAGTCTTTCAGTAACTCTTCTTGGAAACATATTGGGAAGACACTGAAAGAAAACAACATTAGGAGTCGCGCTTTTGTTATACATACTAGTTATGGATTGGCCCAGAAAATCTTTTTGGAGGCAAAAACTTCAGGCATTATGGAGAAGCGGGGATGGGCTTGGATTGTTACAGAGTGGGTAGCGAATTATTTGGATGTTCCAGATGATACGACTATGGATTCAAGGCAAGGAATAATTGGGGTTCGCACAAAAGGTAGGCAAACTCCACAGTACAAGAATATCAGCAAGAGATGTAATCATGAATTCATGAGGTTGTATCCAAATGTAACTCACTCTGAAGACATTGGCATAGTTGGAGCCTATGCTTATGATTCTATCTGGGTAATAGCTAAAGCTATTGATACTATGTTCAGAGTCAACAAACTTACTGAATTGGAATTTAAGTCTTCAGAGAAATTTTCGACAGATGTGCATGTCTTTCAGGGAGGGAATGCCCTGCTTCAGAAAGTAGCTCAGAGCAATTTCGAAGGAATTGGTGGTAATATAAAATTCAGCAAAAATAGGCTTCTTGAAGTCGAATCATATGACATTGTTAATGTAGTCAACAGGGAGATCAGAGTTGTAGGATCGTGGGCAAAGAAAGAATTCAAATTGAAAGATAATATAGAGTGGCCAAATGGATCTCCAAAACCGCCTTCTGGCTACAGAAAGTTTATAGTAGGAGTCCCCCCACATGTTGTGTTTCCTGGATTTGTGAACATCACAAACAATAACACAGAATTTGAGGGGTTCTGCATAGCTGTATTTAAGAGTGCTGTGGAGATGCTTGATTATCCTTTTCACTATGAATTTCAAGTGTCGGATAATGGCACCGAATGTCCAGATTATAGCAAGCTTGTAGACCAAGTAGTGAGTAAG AAATTTGATATAATTGTAGCTGATATTACAATACTCGCAGAGCGCTCTGCAAAGGTTGATTTTACACAGCCATATACTGATACAGGGCTGGTTATCATGGTGCGTACTAAGAAAAAACAGTATTCTGGCTGGGCCTTTCTACATCCTTTTACAATACCCATGTGGATTACTGCAGCAGCATTTGttcttctcactgcatttcttgtTTGGCTATTGGAACGAGATGAGAACGACGCTTTCACAGGACAGCCTACCAAGCAAATGCAAATTTCCCTCTG GTTTTCATTTTCAACACTTGTATTTGTTCATA GAGAGAAGGTTATGACATCTCTTGGCAAAGTTATTTTGATAATCTGGCTGTTTGTAGTTCTAGTCTTAAATTCAAGCTACACAGCTAGCCTCGCATCCATTCTCACTGTTCAGCAACTTTCCCCAGCAATACGAGACATAGAGTCACTCAGAGCAAACAACGCCTCCATTGGGCATTTGAATGGTTCATTTGTCAGAGATTATCTGATCAATGAGCTAAAAATTGACGAGAGAAGATTGTTACCTCTTGTCAATCCAGAAGACTACGTCAATTCACTAAGGAATGAGACAATTGGGTCTGTAGTTGATGAGACTCCATACATCAACATGCTAATGTCACAGCATTGTGGTGAATTTGAGATTGTGAGTCGGCCATTCTACAAAGGAGGATTTGGGTTT TTATTTGCCAAAGGGTTTCCAGTTGTTGGGGAAATGACATCTGCAGTGCTGAAAATTATTCAGAACAAAACAGAGCTAGACAAACTTCGCAGGCACTGGTTTGGGCGTTATTCTTCTGATCCATGCAATAATGACAACGGCGGGATATCTGAAGAAGACACGGTAGATGATGGTGGGAAGTTGAGTCCACGCAGGTTTTGGGGTTTGTTCGTCATCTCATCAGCGTTATATTGTGTAATCATGTCCGCCCACGTCGGACAAAAGTATTATAAGAAAAGACTAGTTAGCACAAGAGTGGAGAATGTTCAGTCCCCACCTCCCGATAGCCCTTTGCCTGCAACTGAATTCATACCTGCAAATTCAGATCTATCCCGTTCATCTGGTCAGTTCGATACAAATAATAACAATGCAACTTCAAATGGTGTGCGCTATCGAAGATCTTTCTCAGCTTAA